A region of Necator americanus strain Aroian chromosome I, whole genome shotgun sequence DNA encodes the following proteins:
- a CDS encoding hypothetical protein (NECATOR_CHRI.G3530.T1): protein MLRFLQLLIVVHLVECYEELPGYTSGARPELNYDGRKLKFGMGSIKDSDVAASYMQIPVGDGSHLRVPKAFYHYTERDAGADAGWGIPSDGRLMSLNSMVKNNRKEINGMFLPLPNMDPINLHFITQRTFEKGIDTSAHDQESTLEAAKRVCLTSSEIECEKALLHYHRTKAQSIRERRRPLYQQLMNLGDLTSYSTLRDREGKGMGVVVGVPGYDPLYVGAALDSNKDSNLGLRFSPPQ from the exons ATGCTTCGTTTCCTTCAATTGTTGATAGTGGTCCACCTCGTGGAATGCTATGAAGAGCTCCCTGGGTACACATCAGGTGCCAGACCTGAACTCAATTACGATGGgaggaaattgaaatttgggATGGGTTCGATCAAAGATTCAGACGTTGCCGCTTCCTACATGCAG ATTCCTGTAGGCGATGGTTCACATCTTCGCGTGCCGAAAGCATTTTATCATTACACGGAACGAGACGCAGGAGCAGATGCCGGCTGGGGAATTCCCAGCGACGGCCGACTCATGTCTCTGAATTCGATGGTCAAGAATAACAGGAAAGAAATCAATGGGATGTTCCTGCCGCTTCCAAATATGGACCCAATCAATCTTCACTTTATCACGCAGAG AACTTTCGAGAAAGGGATCGACACTTCCGCTCACGACCAAGAAAGCACTCTCGAAGCGGCAAAACG TGTATGCCTGACGTCATCCGAAATTGAATGCGAAAAAGCTCTTCTCCATTACCACCGAACGAAAGCGCAGTCCATTCGCGAACGAAGAAGGCCTTTATATCAACAACTGATGAACCTG GGTGATCTTACCTCCTATTCAACGTTGCGTGATCGAGAAGGTAAAGGAATGGGTGTTGTGGTTGGAGTACCCGGGTATGACCCGTTGTATGTTGGTGCTGCCCTGGATTCGAACAAGGATAGCAACTTAGGACTACGATTTTCACCACCGCAATAA
- a CDS encoding hypothetical protein (NECATOR_CHRI.G3531.T2): MKGIERITSALVRHTQLTARYPKVSQRTTVVLLGWATARDENLAKYSEIYEKEGLTQTKLKTLSRCLRMNGVYTLCALSLQYPELDVFRRTDGIIFDSCPVLFDASSPQNFTNLANTLSKKLLENASIVEKIKFFLWKAYFQFGIRAFILEQAVRTLLNIRLSNFTPYHFLLDHPQLPRYLSFIYSDKDPICPPRTIQEFHEAVKQDDRKVDVLRLTESDHVEHFRKHPKEYYAIVHRFLSSLERL, encoded by the exons ATGAAAGGCATAGAGAGGATCACCAGCGCCCTCGTACGTCATACTCAACTCACTGCCAGATATCCAAAAGTTTCACAAAGGACAACGGTGGTGTTATTAGGCTGGGCCACAGCACGAGACGAGAACCTCGCTAAATACTCGGAAATTTACGAAAAGGAAGG GTT GACACAAACGAAGCTtaaaa CATTGTCGCGATGTCTCCG TATGAACGGTGTATATACGCTTTGTGCTTTGTCGTTGCAATATCCAGAGTTGGATGTGTTCAGAAGAACAGATGGAATCATATTTGACAG CTGTCCAGTACTTTTCGATGCCAGTAGTCCCCAGAACTTCACCAATTTGGCGAATACTCTTTCCAAAAAACTATTGGAGAATGCATCTATCGTtgagaaaatcaaatttttcctgTGGAAAGCATATTTCCAATTTGGGATACGTGCTTTTATTTTAGAG CAGGCTGTTCGAACTCTACTGAATATTCGTTTATCCAATTTTACTCCTTATCACTTTCTTCTTGATCATCCTCAACTACCTCGATACCTTTCTTTCATCTACTCTGACAAGGATCCGATTTGTCCTCCAAG GACCATACAAGAGTTCCATGAGGCAGTGAAACAGGATGATCGCAAAGTGGATGTGCTGAGATTAACCGAATCCGACCATGTGGAACATTTCAGAAAACATCCAAAAGAGTACTACGCTATTGTacatcgttttctttcttcactgGAGCGACTCTGA
- a CDS encoding hypothetical protein (NECATOR_CHRI.G3531.T1), which translates to MKGIERITSALVRHTQLTARYPKVSQRTTVVLLGWATARDENLAKYSEIYEKEGSQRDTLERTHLYPLWSSQQPIYWFYLSRLVVHFALHEPFHRTQTKLKTLSRCLRMNGVYTLCALSLQYPELDVFRRTDGIIFDSCPVLFDASSPQNFTNLANTLSKKLLENASIVEKIKFFLWKAYFQFGIRAFILEQAVRTLLNIRLSNFTPYHFLLDHPQLPRYLSFIYSDKDPICPPRTIQEFHEAVKQDDRKVDVLRLTESDHVEHFRKHPKEYYAIVHRFLSSLERL; encoded by the exons ATGAAAGGCATAGAGAGGATCACCAGCGCCCTCGTACGTCATACTCAACTCACTGCCAGATATCCAAAAGTTTCACAAAGGACAACGGTGGTGTTATTAGGCTGGGCCACAGCACGAGACGAGAACCTCGCTAAATACTCGGAAATTTACGAAAAGGAAGG TTCCCAACGagacacgttagaacgcacacACTTGTACCCACTTtggtcctctcagcagcctatctATTGGTTCTACTTGAGTAGACTG GTTGTCCACTTTGCGCTTCACGAGCCCTTTCACAGGACACAAACGAAGCTtaaaa CATTGTCGCGATGTCTCCG TATGAACGGTGTATATACGCTTTGTGCTTTGTCGTTGCAATATCCAGAGTTGGATGTGTTCAGAAGAACAGATGGAATCATATTTGACAG CTGTCCAGTACTTTTCGATGCCAGTAGTCCCCAGAACTTCACCAATTTGGCGAATACTCTTTCCAAAAAACTATTGGAGAATGCATCTATCGTtgagaaaatcaaatttttcctgTGGAAAGCATATTTCCAATTTGGGATACGTGCTTTTATTTTAGAG CAGGCTGTTCGAACTCTACTGAATATTCGTTTATCCAATTTTACTCCTTATCACTTTCTTCTTGATCATCCTCAACTACCTCGATACCTTTCTTTCATCTACTCTGACAAGGATCCGATTTGTCCTCCAAG GACCATACAAGAGTTCCATGAGGCAGTGAAACAGGATGATCGCAAAGTGGATGTGCTGAGATTAACCGAATCCGACCATGTGGAACATTTCAGAAAACATCCAAAAGAGTACTACGCTATTGTacatcgttttctttcttcactgGAGCGACTCTGA